From one Acidimicrobiales bacterium genomic stretch:
- a CDS encoding MerR family transcriptional regulator, protein MDLPVAPERTGSRPGVAEWVTVDDAARATGTTTRQVRALQTRGLLPHPHLVGRTGYYDDGHLDRLRAVLRLQDSGFSLVAIASLVRAWEAGMTLAQLLGLPPGRPDVTDEPDIFDGYRAPWRGRLLSVVPTTLLDEPAAS, encoded by the coding sequence TGGATCTTCCGGTCGCCCCCGAGCGCACGGGGTCGCGCCCCGGCGTGGCCGAGTGGGTCACCGTGGACGACGCGGCCCGGGCGACCGGCACCACCACGAGACAGGTCCGCGCCCTGCAGACACGGGGGCTGCTCCCCCACCCGCATCTCGTGGGCCGGACCGGCTATTACGACGACGGCCACCTGGACCGCCTCCGCGCCGTCCTGCGCCTCCAGGACAGCGGCTTCTCGCTGGTCGCCATCGCCTCCCTCGTGCGCGCCTGGGAGGCGGGGATGACCCTGGCGCAGCTCCTGGGCCTGCCGCCGGGGCGACCCGACGTCACCGACGAGCCCGACATCTTCGACGGCTACCGGGCCCCGTGGCGTGGACGCCTGTTGTC